The region CGGGCGGAACACGTCGAACTTTCCAGCCGTAAAGATTTTACAGAAGAATTTATTAAAGCCCTTTCTTTTGAGTAGCAAGTTGGGTAGCAAGTTGGGGACGGTTCTTGACTTGCCAGCAAAATGGAGGCTCTAAACAGCTGCAGATTAACTAAACAGAATTAAATAACAAACATCAAAACATTGACACCAAACATATGTTCTTGTTATAATATTAGTGGGGGGATGTGAAGGCAGTTGTAGATTAACTAAATAAAAAACAACAAAAAACGAAGAAAGGAAAAAGGTTTCTTGGCAGGCACATCCGATGATGCGTCGCAAAGACACGCTGTGAAAGTCGGGCGCGGAGGCTAGACAAGCAGGCGGTGGGTAACACCCCCTTCCGGGCAGAACGGTCAGCGATATGCTAACGGCGGCAGGCCGCAAGGCAAGCCACCCGGAATACGGACGAGAGTCCGTAGCTCAGCAGTTGAAACCTGTGATACTGCCTCCTGCTAGTCGGCGGGAGAGAAACCTGGAATAAATCTGGATATTTTCATGTGAATCAGATTTGTTTAGGTTTCAGAAACCAGGTGTATTGTGCGTACTGTTGCTATCGCTTGCCGCACCATTGAAGACGAGATCAACGCTGTCGCCAAGGCCTTGCCCGGCTCTTGCCCAATCCGCTGGGTGGAATCCGGCCTGCACAATTTTCCGGTCAAGCTAAAGGACAGGATCCAACAGGAAATTGATATCGCAGACGGAGCAGAGAATATCCTGCTGCTTTTTGGATATTGCGGCAACAGTGTTGAGGGCCTTCGGGCCAGCAGATCCCGGCTGGTGTTGCCTAAAGTAGATGACTGCATATCACTGTTATTGGGCAGCAATAAATCCCGCCTCGAGGTGGGCAATGAGGCCCACAGCTACTTTCTGACAGACGGCTGGCTAAGGTATGAAAACAATATTTACCGGGAGTACCTGCATTGTGTGCAAAAATACGGGCAGAAAAGGGCCTTGAGTATTTTCCGCACCATGCTGGCCAACTATTCTGCCCTGGCTTTCATCGACACCGGCACTTACGACCTGGACGACTTAATGGCAAAGACCAGCGAATTCGCAGCCAGTTTAAACCTGACCCAGATGGTGGTGCCGGGCAACCTGAGCCTGATTGGCAAGGCTTTCCGAGAAGAATGGGATGAGGATTTTCTGAAAGTGCCACCTGGAGTGGTATTGCAAATCAACTACCATCCGATACCTTCACTCATTCAGCAAACCAGTGGGTAGACGGCGAACAGGGTAGCAAAATAGTACCGTACCCTACTTGCTATCCTCGACTTGCTCTCAACTAGCAAGTCAAGAACCGTCCCCGACTTGCGCACCAACTTTTTCCAGGCAGTCGTGGAAACCGGGGAAGGAGACGGCAATGCTTTCCGCCCCTTCGATCCGGGTTTCTCCCCTGGCCGCCATTCCGGCTACGGCTAGGGCCATGGCGATCCGGTGGTCCTCGTAAGCAAGGCAATGGGCACCGGCCAGGGTGCTGCCGCCTTGAATCACCATTCCGTCTGGCAGCTCCTCAATTTGGGCTCCCATCTTGCTCAGTTCTTTAGTCATCACTGCGATGCGGTCACTCTCTTTTACCCTTAGTTCGGCGGCATCACGGATTACCGTCTCCCCTTCGGCCAGGGCCGCAGCCACGGCTAAAACAGGGATTTCGTCAATCAGGCGGGGGATTATTTCTCCCTTAATTTCGGTCCCCTTTAAGGGCCGATGCCTGACCAAAAGGTCGGCAACCGGTTCCCCGGCCTCCAGCCGCTGGTTTTCCAGCCTGATCTCGGCTCCCATTGCCACCAGGACTTCCAGGATACCGGTGCGGGTTGGGTTTACCCCTACGCCTTTAATCAGGATTTCTGAACCGGGAATAATGGACCCGGCCACCAGGAAAAAAGCGGCTGAGGAAATATCCCCCGGCACCCGCAAAGTCTGGCCAAAGAGCCTGGGCCGGCCCTCCACCGAAGCAGTAAGCCCCGCTTTGGTCACCTTCGCGCCAAAGGCCTGCAGCATCCGCTCGGTATGGTCCCGGGAGGGTTCCGGCTCGGTAACCGAGGTGACGCCATCGGCCTTGAGGCCTGCCAGCAAAACGGCGGATTTTACCTGGGCGCTGGCTACCGGTGAGCGATAAGAAATGGGTTGTACCTGCCCGCCCTTTAGCACCAGCGGAGCCAACCGCCCGCCCTGCCGCCCGCTGATCTCCACTCCCATCTGCCGCAGGGGCTCAACTACTCTGCCCATGGGCCGGCGCCGCAGCGACCCATCCCCGGTCAGGACCGCCATTCCTTCCAATCCCGCCAGGACCCCCATTAAGAGGCGGATCGTGGTGCCGGAGTTGCCGCAGTCTAAGACCTGTCCTGGCTCCTGCAAGCCAAAGAGGCCCTTTCCTTCCACCTGTAATTCCCCGCCGGGCAGCCACTTAAACTCTGCGCCGCACTCCTCCAGACATTTAAGGGTGCTCAGGCAGTCCTCTCCCCGGAGAAACCCGCTGATCCTGGTCTGCCCTTCGGCTAATGCCCCCAGCATTGCCGACCGGTGGGAGATAGACTTGTCTCCCGGCACCATTATTTCCCCTTTTAGCCTTCTCACACCTGTAACCAGTAGTTCCACCTCGAAACCTCCCTATCTGAACCGCTATAGGACTATAGCGTCCATTCAATTCAAGAACCGTCCCCGAATTTACTTCATTCAATTCAAGAACCGTCCCCGAATTTACTGAAATTTCGCCCCAGGGCCGGAGCCAGCTGACCCAATTCCCGCATTAAAATAGCAAAGTTATCTGGTGTCAGTGATTGGGGTCCATCGGATAAAGCCTCGGCAGGGTTAGGATGCACCTCGATCAGAAGCCCGTCGCTGCCTGCTGCCAGGGCTGCCTTGGCCATCGGCATCACCAGCTTCCACCGCCCGGTGCCGTGGCTGGGGTCCACCATCACCGGCAGATGGCTAAGCTGTTTAGCCGCCGGCACGGCATTCAAGTCCAGGGTATTGCGGGTATAAGTCTCAAAAGTGCGGATGCCCCGTTCACACAAGATCACGTTATAGTTTCCACCGGACAGGATATATTCTGCCGCCAGGATCCACTCTTCAATCGTGGCTGACGGTCCTCTTTTTAAGAGCACCGGTTTATCAGACTTACCCAACTCTCTTAAGAGACGAAAGTTCTGCATGTTCCTGGCTCCCACCTGGAAGATATCCACATAATCCTTGGCCAGCTCCAAGGTATGTGTATCCATTACCTCTGATACCACCAAAAGTCCCGTCTCTGCTCCTGCTTCGGCCAGTAATTGCAGGGCTTTTTCCTCCAGCCCCTGGAAGGTATAAGGGGAAGTGCGGGGTTTGAAGGCGCCCCCCCGCAAAAGAGTTGCCCCCGCTTCTTTCACCCGGTGGGCGCACTCCATGAGCTGCTCCTTGCTCTCAACGGCACAGGGGCCGGCAGCTACGTGGACGGCTTTTCCTCCAATCTCGATGCCCTTGACCTTGATAATGGTATTTTCCGGTTTAAATTCCCGCCCTGCCAGTTGAAAAGGACGCTGCACCTGCAAAATTTTTTCCACACCTTCCATTGCCTCGATAGCCATATCCGCCAACCTGGCCTCGGCATGGTCGCCGATCACCCCGATAATTGTCCTGGCTACTCCCTGAGAAAGGTGGATCTGAAAACCTGCCTTGCTCAGGCGGGAGATAACGGCTTCCACCTGCGCACTGGCGGCCTGGTAGCTCATCACAACAATCATTTAGCTCACCCTTTTGTTTTTTGATAATTGTCAGTATATCCGTAACTATCCAGGTTTAGTTTACCTCTCCCCTCAGGTCATCTTTTGTCCCTCCTCATTGTCCAAGGAGCAGGCGGGTTTGCTGGGTTAAAAAAGGAAACACCACTCCTGCAGAGTGATGTCTTGTCTGCCACAACAAGTTACCTCCTGCCGTCCTACCCGTCTTTTTGTTTGGGACCCACTACCATCCTGCCGGCCTCA is a window of Syntrophomonadaceae bacterium DNA encoding:
- a CDS encoding DUF1638 domain-containing protein, with amino-acid sequence MRTVAIACRTIEDEINAVAKALPGSCPIRWVESGLHNFPVKLKDRIQQEIDIADGAENILLLFGYCGNSVEGLRASRSRLVLPKVDDCISLLLGSNKSRLEVGNEAHSYFLTDGWLRYENNIYREYLHCVQKYGQKRALSIFRTMLANYSALAFIDTGTYDLDDLMAKTSEFAASLNLTQMVVPGNLSLIGKAFREEWDEDFLKVPPGVVLQINYHPIPSLIQQTSG
- the aroA gene encoding 3-phosphoshikimate 1-carboxyvinyltransferase — protein: MELLVTGVRRLKGEIMVPGDKSISHRSAMLGALAEGQTRISGFLRGEDCLSTLKCLEECGAEFKWLPGGELQVEGKGLFGLQEPGQVLDCGNSGTTIRLLMGVLAGLEGMAVLTGDGSLRRRPMGRVVEPLRQMGVEISGRQGGRLAPLVLKGGQVQPISYRSPVASAQVKSAVLLAGLKADGVTSVTEPEPSRDHTERMLQAFGAKVTKAGLTASVEGRPRLFGQTLRVPGDISSAAFFLVAGSIIPGSEILIKGVGVNPTRTGILEVLVAMGAEIRLENQRLEAGEPVADLLVRHRPLKGTEIKGEIIPRLIDEIPVLAVAAALAEGETVIRDAAELRVKESDRIAVMTKELSKMGAQIEELPDGMVIQGGSTLAGAHCLAYEDHRIAMALAVAGMAARGETRIEGAESIAVSFPGFHDCLEKVGAQVGDGS
- the aroF gene encoding 3-deoxy-7-phosphoheptulonate synthase codes for the protein MIVVMSYQAASAQVEAVISRLSKAGFQIHLSQGVARTIIGVIGDHAEARLADMAIEAMEGVEKILQVQRPFQLAGREFKPENTIIKVKGIEIGGKAVHVAAGPCAVESKEQLMECAHRVKEAGATLLRGGAFKPRTSPYTFQGLEEKALQLLAEAGAETGLLVVSEVMDTHTLELAKDYVDIFQVGARNMQNFRLLRELGKSDKPVLLKRGPSATIEEWILAAEYILSGGNYNVILCERGIRTFETYTRNTLDLNAVPAAKQLSHLPVMVDPSHGTGRWKLVMPMAKAALAAGSDGLLIEVHPNPAEALSDGPQSLTPDNFAILMRELGQLAPALGRNFSKFGDGS